The Populus alba chromosome 6, ASM523922v2, whole genome shotgun sequence genome contains a region encoding:
- the LOC118032651 gene encoding probable protein phosphatase 2C 27: MCVKDAEQEIENAIDNNSNSNKMQSWPLHCDLLQTRMENFDPDSSLICSSGGISVANSYPLESICEDRVVTERKQNLLTDFFPTLRSGEWSDIGGRLHMEDTHICISDLAKKFGSNLLISEHAISFYGVFDGHGGKSAAHFVCEHLPRVIVEDADFPVKLEKVVARSFIETDAAFEKSCSLESARSSGTTALTAMIFGRSLLVANAGDCRAVLSRGGVAKEMSEDHRPCCIKEKTRIESLGGFIDDGYLNGQLGVTRALGDWHLEGMKKTGDKSGPLSAEPELKLVTLTKEDEFLIIGSDGIWDVYSNQNAVDFVRKRLQEHNDVKQCCGEMVGEAIKRGATDNLTVVIVSFHLEPPPPVVVQRTRFRRSISAEGLQNLKCLLEGNA; the protein is encoded by the exons ATGTGTGTAAAGGATGCAGAGCAAGAAATAGAGAACGCAATtgacaataatagtaatagcaaCAAGATGCAATCTTGGCCTTTGCATTGTGACCTATTGCAAACCCGGATGGAGAATTTTGATCCAGactcttctttgatttgttctAGTGGTGGGATTAGTGTTGCCAACTCTTATCCT CTGGAAAGCATCTGCGAGGATAGAGTGGTCACAGAAAGGAAACAGAATCTGTTAACAGATTTTTTCCCCACCCTTCGCTCAGGAGAATGGTCTGATATTGGTGGTCGGCTTCACATGGAAGACACACACATTTGCATCAGTGACTTGGCTAAGAAGTTTGGTTCCAATTTGCTCATCAGCGAGCATGCTATTTCTTTCTATGGT GTATTTGATGGGCATGGAGGAAAGAGTGCAGCACATTTTGTCTGTGAACATTTACCAAGAGTCATTGTTGAGGATGCTGATTTCCCTGTAAAACTTGAGAAAGTGGTCGCAAGGTCATTCATTGAGACTGATGCTGCATTTGAAAAGTCATGCTCCCTTGAGTCAGCCCGTTCTTCTGGCACTACTGCACTTACTGCAATGATATTTGGGAG GTCATTACTTGTGGCAAATGCTGGTGATTGTCGGGCAGTATTATCACGAGGTGGAGTAGCTAAGGAAATGTCAGAGGATCACAGACCTTGCTGCATTAAAGAAAAGACTAGAATTGAGTCCTTAGGTGGATTCATTGATGATGGTTATCTAAATGGTCAGTTAGGTGTTACCCGTGCATTAGGTGATTGGCATCTCGAAGGAATGAAGAAAACAGGTGACAAAAGTGGCCCATTAAGTGCTGAACCAGAACTTAAATTGGTTACGTTGACCAAGGAAGATGAGTTTTTGATAATCGGAAGTGATGGAATATGGGATGTGTACTCAAACCAAAATGCAGTAGATTTTGTTAGGAAGAGACTTCAAGAGCACAATGATGTGAAGCAGTGCTGCGGAGAAATGGTTGGGGAAGCAATAAAACGGGGAGCAACCGACAACTTGACCGTTGTAATTGTTAGCTTTCACTTGGAGCCACCGCCACCGGTGGTGGTACAGAGGACAAGATTCAGGCGGAGCATTTCCGCTGAAGGACTTCAGAATCTCAAATGCTTGCTAGAAGGTAATGCTTAA